A single genomic interval of Cucumis sativus cultivar 9930 chromosome 5, Cucumber_9930_V3, whole genome shotgun sequence harbors:
- the LOC101206291 gene encoding survival of motor neuron-related-splicing factor 30 isoform X2: protein MQVIALTEELLSTAKQNEVSGSNVETGDDSASIGFQQSKENEMEAGSMSDYHEKFPIGTKVQAVWSEDGEWYDATIEAHTVNGFYVSYDGWGNKEEVDPANVRTIQLEVNPLLEAERVAEATKQAIKRKIAQAASVDFQSRNLPSKLRIEPDDPEDVKATKRKKIHAFKSKMRIEQLEVTQNKRQNAWQQFQTAKGKSKKIGFFSGRKRESIFKSPDDPNGKVGVTGSGKGLTEFQKREKHLHLKGATVEMDE from the exons ATGCAGGTTATTGCTTTGACGGAAGAACTTCTTTCAACAGCAAAGCAAAATGAGGTTTCTGGATCAAATGTAGAAACGGGTGATGACAGTGCATCAATTGGTTTCCAGCAGtctaaagaaaatgaaatg GAAGCTGGAAGCATGTCTGATTATCACGAGAAATTTCCTATTGGAACAAAAGTTCAAGCTGTTTGGAGTGAGGATGGGGAGTG GTACGATGCTACAATTGAAGCTCACACTGTAAATGGTTTCTATGTTAGTTATGATGGCTGGGGAAACAAAGAAGAG GTGGACCCTGCAAATGTAAGAACAATCCAATTGGAAGTTAATCCTCTGCTTGAAGCAGAAAGAGTGGCTGAAGCTACAAAGCAGGCTATCAAACGCAAGATTGCTCAAGCTGCTTCTGTTGACTTTCAATCCCGAAATTTACCATCAAAGCTTCGAATTGAACCTGATGATCCTGAGGATGTA AAAGCCACCAAACGTAAGAAAATACATGCTTTCAAGTCAAAGATGCGGATAGAACAGCTTGAAGTTACCCAAAACAAACGGCAGAATGCTTGGCAGCAGTTTCAAACAGCAAAAGGGAAATCTAAGAAG ATTGGTTTCTTCTCTGGACGGAAGAGGGAGAGCATTTTCAAGTCTCCAGACGATCCGAATGGGAAGGTTGGTGTGACAGGAAGTGGAAAGGGTTTGACTGAGTTTCAGAAGAGGGAAAAACACTTGCATCTCAAGGGTGCAACGGTGGAGATGGATGAGTAA
- the LOC101206291 gene encoding survival of motor neuron-related-splicing factor 30 isoform X1 gives MQGGEDVSIEELANNLSTYKDQLHQVRQLLDDDPGNSEYIDMEKELEEVIALTEELLSTAKQNEVSGSNVETGDDSASIGFQQSKENEMEAGSMSDYHEKFPIGTKVQAVWSEDGEWYDATIEAHTVNGFYVSYDGWGNKEEVDPANVRTIQLEVNPLLEAERVAEATKQAIKRKIAQAASVDFQSRNLPSKLRIEPDDPEDVKATKRKKIHAFKSKMRIEQLEVTQNKRQNAWQQFQTAKGKSKKIGFFSGRKRESIFKSPDDPNGKVGVTGSGKGLTEFQKREKHLHLKGATVEMDE, from the exons ATGCAAGGAGGAGAAGATGTTAGCATTGAAGAGTTGGCTAATAATCTGTCTACCTACAAAGACCAGCTTCACCAG GTCAGACAACTGTTAGATGATGATCCCGGAAACTCTGAATACATTGATATGGAAAAGGAGCTTGAAGAG GTTATTGCTTTGACGGAAGAACTTCTTTCAACAGCAAAGCAAAATGAGGTTTCTGGATCAAATGTAGAAACGGGTGATGACAGTGCATCAATTGGTTTCCAGCAGtctaaagaaaatgaaatg GAAGCTGGAAGCATGTCTGATTATCACGAGAAATTTCCTATTGGAACAAAAGTTCAAGCTGTTTGGAGTGAGGATGGGGAGTG GTACGATGCTACAATTGAAGCTCACACTGTAAATGGTTTCTATGTTAGTTATGATGGCTGGGGAAACAAAGAAGAG GTGGACCCTGCAAATGTAAGAACAATCCAATTGGAAGTTAATCCTCTGCTTGAAGCAGAAAGAGTGGCTGAAGCTACAAAGCAGGCTATCAAACGCAAGATTGCTCAAGCTGCTTCTGTTGACTTTCAATCCCGAAATTTACCATCAAAGCTTCGAATTGAACCTGATGATCCTGAGGATGTA AAAGCCACCAAACGTAAGAAAATACATGCTTTCAAGTCAAAGATGCGGATAGAACAGCTTGAAGTTACCCAAAACAAACGGCAGAATGCTTGGCAGCAGTTTCAAACAGCAAAAGGGAAATCTAAGAAG ATTGGTTTCTTCTCTGGACGGAAGAGGGAGAGCATTTTCAAGTCTCCAGACGATCCGAATGGGAAGGTTGGTGTGACAGGAAGTGGAAAGGGTTTGACTGAGTTTCAGAAGAGGGAAAAACACTTGCATCTCAAGGGTGCAACGGTGGAGATGGATGAGTAA
- the LOC101206291 gene encoding survival of motor neuron-related-splicing factor 30 (The RefSeq protein has 2 frameshifts compared to this genomic sequence) translates to MQVIALTEELLSTAKQNEVSGSNVETGDDSASIGFQQSKENEMEAGSMSDYHEKFPIGTKVQAVWSEDGEWYDATIEAHTVNGFYVSYDGWGNKEEVDPANVRTIQLEVNPLLEAERVAEATKQAIKRKIAQAASVDFQSRNLPSKLRIEPDDPEDVKATKRKKIHAFKSKMRIEQLEVTQNKRQNAWQQFQTAKGKSKKIGFFSGRKRESIFKSPDDPNGKVGVTGSGKGLTEFQKRENTCISRVQRWEMDE, encoded by the exons ATGCAGGTTATTGCTTTGACGGAAGAACTTCTTTCAACAGCAAAGCAAAATGAGGTTTCTGGATCAAATGTAGAAACGGGTGATGACAGTGCATCAATTGGTTTCCAGCAGtctaaagaaaatgaaatg GAAGCTGGAAGCATGTCTGATTATCACGAGAAATTTCCTATTGGAACAAAAGTTCAAGCTGTTTGGAGTGAGGATGGGGAGTG GTACGATGCTACAATTGAAGCTCACACTGTAAATGGTTTCTATGTTAGTTATGATGGCTGGGGAAACAAAGAAGAG GTGGACCCTGCAAATGTAAGAACAATCCAATTGGAAGTTAATCCTCTGCTTGAAGCAGAAAGAGTGGCTGAAGCTACAAAGCAGGCTATCAAACGCAAGATTGCTCAAGCTGCTTCTGTTGACTTTCAATCCCGAAATTTACCATCAAAGCTTCGAATTGAACCTGATGATCCTGAGGATGTA AAAGCCACCAAACGTAAGAAAATACATGCTTTCAAGTCAAAGATGCGGATAGAACAGCTTGAAGTTACCCAAAACAAACGGCAGAATGCTTGGCAGCAGTTTCAAACAGCAAAAGGGAAATCTAAGAAG ATTGGTTTCTTCTCTGGACGGAAGAGGGAGAGCATTTTCAAGTCTCCAGACGATCCGAATGGGAAGGTTGGTGTGACAGGAAGTGGAAAGGGTTTGACTGAGTTTCAGAAGAGGGAAAA CACTTGCATCTCAAGGGTGCAACGGT AGATGGATGAGTAA